The following proteins are encoded in a genomic region of Vulpes vulpes isolate BD-2025 chromosome X, VulVul3, whole genome shotgun sequence:
- the MED12 gene encoding mediator of RNA polymerase II transcription subunit 12 isoform X2: MAAFGILSYEHRPLKRPRLGPPDVYPQDPKQKEDELTALNVKQGFNNQPAVSGDEHGSAKNVNFNPAKISSNFSSIIAEKLRCNTLPDTGRRKPQVNQKDNFWLVTARSQSAINTWFTDLAGTKPLTQLAKKVPIFSKKEEVFGYLAKYTVPVMRAAWLIKMTCAYYAAITETKVKKRHVIDPFMEWTQIITKYLWEQLQKMAEYYRPGPTGSGGCGSTIGPLPHDIEVAIRQWDYNEKLAMFMFQDGMLDRHEFLTWVLECFEKIRPGEDELLKLLLPLLLRYSGEFVQSAYLSRRLAYFCTRRLALQLDGMSTHSSHVISAQSTSTLPTTPAPQPPTSSTPSTPFSDLLMCPQHRPLVFGLSCILQTILLCCPSALVWHYSLTDSRIKTGSPLDHLPIAPSNLPMPEGNSAFTQQVRAKLREIEQQIKERGQAVEVRWSFDKCQEATAGFTIGRVLHTLEVLDSHSFERSDFSNSLDSLCNRIFGLGPSKDGHEISSDDDAVVSLLCEWAVSCKRSGRHRAMVVAKLLEKRQAEIEAERCGESEAADEKGSIASGSLSAPSAPIFQDVLLQFLDTQAPMLTDPRSESERVEFFNLVLLFCELIRHDVFSHNMYTCTLISRGDLAFGAPGPRPPSPFDDPADDSERKETEGSSSSKLEDPGLSESMDIDPSSSVLFEDMEKPDFSLFSPTMPCEGKGSPSPEKPDVEKEVKPPPKEKIEGTLGVLYDQPRHVQYATHFPIPQEESCSHECNQRLVVLFGVGKQRDDARHAIKKITKDILKVLNRKGTAETDQLAPIVPLNPGDLTFLGGEDGQKRRRNRPEAFPTAEDIFAKFQHLSHYDQHQVTAQVSRNVLEQITSFALGMSYHLPLVQHVQFIFDLMEYSLSISGLIDFAIQLLNELSVVEAELLLKSSDLVGSYTTSLCLCIVAVLRHYHACLILNQDQMAQVFEGLCGVVKHGMNRSDGSSAERCILAYLYDLYTSCSHLKSKFGELFSDFCSKVKNTIYCNVEPSESNMRWAPEFMIDTLENPAAHTFTYTGLGKSLSENPANRYSFVCNALMHVCVGHHDPDRVNDIAILCAELTGYCKSLSAEWLGVLKALCCSSNNGTCGFNDLLCNVDVSDLSFHDSLATFVAILIARQCLLLEDLIRCAAIPSLLNAACSEQDSEPGARLTCRILLHLFKTPQLNPCQSDGNKPTVGIRSSCDRHLLAASQNRIVDGAVFAVLKAVFVLGDAELKGSGFTVTGGTEELPEEEGGGGSGSRRQGGRNISVETASLDVYAKYVLRSICQQEWVGERCLKSLCEDSNDLQDPVLSSAQAQRLMQLICYPHRLLDNEDGENPQRQRIKRILQNLDQWTMRQSSLELQLMIKQTPNNEMNSLLENIAKATIEVFQQSAETGSSSGSTTSNMPSSSKAKPVLSSLERSGVWLVAPLIAKLPTSVQGHVLKAAGEELEKGQHLGSSSRKERDRQKQKSMSLLSQQPFLSLVLTCLKGQDEQREGLLTSLYSQVHQIVNNWRDDQYLDDCKPKQLMHEALKLRLNLVGGMFDTVQRSTQQTTEWAVLLLEIIISGTVDMQSNNELFTTVLDMLSVLINGTLAADMSSISQGSMEENKRAYMNLVKKLRKELGERQSDSLEKVRQLLPLPKQTRDVITCEPQGSLIDTKGNKIAGFDSIFKKEGLQVSTKQKISPWDLFEGLKPSAPLSWGWFGTVRVDRRVARGEEQQRLLLYHTHLRPRPRAYYLEPLPLPPEDEEPPAPTLLEPEKKAPEPPKTDKPGAAPPSTEERKKKSTKGKKRSQPAPKTEDYGMGPGRSGPYGVTVPPDLLHHANPSSISHLSYRQGSIGLYTQNQPLPAGGPRVDPYRPVRLPMQKLPTRPPYTGVLPTTMTGVMGIEPSYKTSVYRQQQPTVPQGQRLRQQLQAKIQSQGILGQSTVHQMTPSSSYGLQTSQGYTPYVSHVGLQQHTGPAGTMVPPSYSSQPYQSTHPSTNPTLVDPTRHLQQRPSGYVHQQAPTYGHGLTSTQRFSHQTLQQAPMIGTMTPLGAQGVQAGVRSASILPEQQQQQQQQQQQQQQQQQQQQQQQQQYHIRQQQQQQILRQQQQQQQQQQQQQQQQQQQQQQQQQAHQQQQQAAPPQPQPQSQPQFQRQGLQQTQQQQQTAALVRQLQQQLSNTQPQPSTNIFGRY, from the exons ATGGCGGCCTTCGGGATCTTGAGCTACGAACACCGGCCACTGAAGCGGCCGCGGCTGGGCCCTCCCGATGTGTACCCGCAAGATCCCAAACAGAAGGAG GATGAACTGACAGCCTTGAATGTAAAACAAGGTTTCAATAACCAGCCTGCTGTCTCTGGGGATGAACATGGCAGTGCCAAGAACGTCAACTTCAATCCTGCCAAG ATCAGTTCCAACTTCAGCAGCATTATTGCAGAGAAGTTACGTTGTAACACTCTCCCTGACACTGGTCGCAGGAAGCCCCAAGTGAACCAGAAGGACAACTTCTGGCTGGTGACTGCACGATCCCAGAGTGCCATTAACACCTGGTTCACTGACCTGGCTGGCACCAAGCCACTCACACAACTAGCCAAAAAG GTCCCCATTTTCAGTAAGAAGGAAGAAGTCTTTGGGTACTTAGCCAAATACACAGTGCCTGTGATGCGGGCCGCCTGGCTCATCAAGATGACCTGTGCCTACTATGCAGCAATTACTGAGACCAAGGTTAAGAAGAGACATGTCATTGACCCCTTCATGG AATGGACTCAGATCATCACCAAGTACTTATGGGAGCAGCTGCAAAAGATGGCTGAATATTACCGTCCAGGGCCCACAGGCAGTGGGGGCTGTGGTTCCACTATAGGGCCCTTGCCCCATGACATAGAGGTGGCTATCCGGCAGTGGGACTACAATGAGAAGCTGGCAATGTTCATGTTTCAG GATGGAATGCTGGACAGACACGAGTTCCTGACCTGGGTACTTGAGTGTTTTGAGAAAATCCGTCCTGGAGAGGATGAATTGCTTAaactgctgctgcccctgctgctccGA TACTCGGGGGAATTTGTTCAGTCTGCATACCTCTCCCGCCGCCTTGCCTACTTCTGTACCCGGAGACTGGCCTTGCAACTGGACGGCATGAGCACTCACTCATCTCACGTTATATCCGCTCAGTCAACAAGCACACTGCCCACCACCCCTGCTCCTCAGCCCCCAACCAGCAGCACACCCTCTACACCCTTTAGTGACCTGCTGATGTGCCCTCAGCACCGGCCCCTGGTTTTTGGCCTCAGCTGTATCCTTCAG ACCATCCTCCTGTGTTGTCCTAGTGCCCTAGTTTGGCACTACTCGCTGACCGACAGCCGCATTAAGACTGGCTCACCACTTGACCACCTGCCTATTGCCCCCTCCAACCTGCCCATGCCAGAGGGCAACAGTGCCTTTACTCAGCAG GTCCGTGCAAAGTTGCGTGAGATCGAGCAGCAGATCAAGGAGCGAGGACAGGCAGTTGAGGTTCGCTGGTCTTTTGATAAGTGCCAGGAAGCTACTGCAG GCTTCACCATTGGACGGGTGCTCCATACTTTGGAAGTGTTGGACAGCCATAGTTTTGAACGCTCTGACTTCAGTAATTCTCTCGACTCCCTTTGTAACCGAATCTTTGGATTGGGGCCTAGCAAGGATGGGCACGAG ATCTCCTCGGATGATGACGCCGTAGTATCATTACTGTGTGAATGGGCTGTCAGCTGCAAGCGTTCTGGTCGGCATCGTGCTATGGTGGTAGCCAAGCTGCTAGAGAAGAGACAGGCTGAGATTGAAGCTGAG CGTTGTGGAGAGTCAGAAGCCGCAGATGAGAAGGGTTCCATTGCCTCTGGATCCCTTTCTGCTCCTAGTGCTCCCATCTTCCAGGATGTCCTCCTGCAGTTTCTGGATACCCAGGCTCCCATGCTGA CGGACCCCCGAAGTGAGAGTGAGCGAGTGGAGTTCTTCAACTTAGTCCTGCTTTTCTGTGAACTGATTCGGCATGATGTTTTCTCACACAACATGTATACTTGCACCCTCATCTCACGGGGGGACTTGGCCTTTGGAGCCCCTGGTCCCCGGCCTCCATCCCCCTTTGATGACCCTGCTGATGACTCAGAGCGCAAGGAGACCGAGGGCAGCAGCAGTAGCAAGCTGGAG gacccagggctcTCAGAGTCCATGGACATTGACCCTAGTTCCAGTGTGCTTTTCGAGGACATGGAGAAACCTGATTTCTCA TTGTTCTCCCCTACTATGCCCTGTGAGGGGAAGGGCAGTCCATCCCCTGAGAAACCAGATGTTGAGAAGGAGGTGAAGCCCCCACCCAAGGAGAAGATAGAAGGGACCCTTGGGGTTCTTTATGACCAGCCACGACATGTGCAGTATGCCACTCACTTTCCCATCCCCCAG GAGGAGTCATGCAGCCATGAGTGCAACCAGCGGTTGGTCGTACTGTTTGGGGTGGGAAAGCAGCGAGATGATGCCCGCCATGCCATCAAGAAAATTACCAAGGATATCCTGAAGGTTCTGAACCGCAAAGGGACAGCAGAAACTG ACCAGCTTGCTCCTATTGTGCCTCTGAATCCTGGAGACCTGACATTCTTAG GTGGGGAGGACGGGCAGAAGCGGCGGCGCAACCGGCCTGAAGCCTTCCCCACTGCCGAAGACATCTTTGCTAAGTTCCAGCACCTTTCACATTATGACCAGCACCAGGTCACGGCTCAG GTCTCCCGGAATGTTCTGGAGCAGATCACGAGCTTTGCCCTTGGCATGTCCTATCACTTGCCTCTGGTGCAGCATGTGCAATTCATCTTTGACCTCATGGAATATTCGCTCAGCATCAGTGGCCTCATCGACTTTGCCATCCAG CTACTAAACGAACTGAGCGTGGTTGAGGCCGAGTTGCTCCTCAAGTCCTCGGATCTGGTGGGCAGCTACACCACCAGCCTGTGTCTGTGCATCGTGGCTGTCCTGCGGCACTACCATGCCTGCCTCATCCTCAACCAGGACCAGATGGCACAGGTCTTTGAGGG GCTGTGTGGCGTAGTGAAGCATGGGATGAACCGATCAGATGGCTCCTCTGCAGAACGCTGTATCCTTGCTTATCTCTATGATCTGTACACCTCCTGTAGCCATTTAAAGAGCAAATTTGGGGAGCTCTTCAG CGACTTTTGCTCCAAGGTGAAAAACACTATCTACTGCAACGTGGAGCCCTCAGAATCCAACATGCGCTGGGCACCCGAGTTCATGATCGACACTCTGGAGAACCCTGCAGCTCACACCTTTACCTACACGGGGCTAGGCAAGAGTCTTAGTGAGAACCCCGCTAACCGCTACAGCTTTGTCTGCAATGCCCTTATGCACGTCTGTGTGGGGCACCATGATCCCGATAG GGTGAATGACATCGCAATCCTGTGTGCAGAGCTGACTGGCTATTGCAAGTCACTGAGTGCCGAGTGGCTAGGAGTACTCAAGGCTTTATGCTGCTCCTCTAACAATGGCACTTGTGGTTTCAACGATCTCCTCTGCAATGTAGAT GTCAGTGACCTGTCTTTTCATGACTCTCTGGCTACTTTTGTTGCCATCCTCATCGCTCGGCAATGTCTGCTCCTTGAGGATCTGATTCGCTGTGCTGCCATCCCTTCACTCCTTAATGCCG cctgcAGTGAGCAGGACTCTGAGCCAGGGGCCCGGCTGACCTGCCGCATCCTCCTCCACCTTTTCAAGACGCCTCAACTCAATCCTTGCCAGTCAGATGGAA ACAAGCCTACAGTAGGAATCCGTTCCTCCTGTGACCGCCACCTGCTGGCTGCCTCCCAGAACCGCATCGTGGATGGAGCTGTGTTTGCTGTTCTCAAGGCAGTGTTTGTACTTG GGGATGCGGAACTGAAGGGTTCGGGCTTCACTGTGACAGGAGGAACAGAAGAACttccagaggaggagggaggaggtggcagtGGCAGTCGGAGGCAGGGTGGCCGCAACATCTCTGTGGAGACAGCCAGTCTGGATGTCTATGCCAAGTACGTGCTGCGCAGCATCTGCCAACAG GAATGGGTAGGAGAGCGTTGCCTTAAATCATTGTGCGAGGATAGCAATGACCTGCAAGACCCAGTGTTGAGTAGTGCCCAGGCCCAGCGCCTCATGCAGCTCATCTGCTACCCACATCGGTTGCTGGACAATGAGGACGGGGAGAACCCCCAGCGGCAGCGCATTAAGCGTATTCTGCAG AACTTGGACCAGTGGACCATGCGCCAGTCTTCCTTGGAGCTGCAGCTCATGATCAAGCAGACCCCTAACAAT GAGATGAACTCCCTCTTAGAGAACATCGCCAAGGCCACAATCGAGGTTTTCCAACAGTCAGCAGAGACAGGGTCATCTTCTGGAAGCACCACAAGCAACATGCCCAGCAGCAGCAAAGCAAAGCCGGTGCTCAG CTCTCTGGAGCGCTCTGGTGTGTGGCTGGTCGCCCCCCTCATCGCTAAGCTGCCCACCTCAGTCCAGGGGCATGTGTTAAAGGCAGCTGGAGAGGAGTTGGAGAAAGGCCAGCACCTGGGTTCCTCTTCCCGCAAAGAACGTGACCGACAAAAGCAGAAGAG CATGTCCCTGTTGAGCCAGCAGCCATTCTTATCTTTGGTGCTGACATGTCTGAAAGGGCAGGATGAGCAGCGTGAGGGCCTTCTCACCTCCCTCTATAGCCAGGTGCACCAG ATTGTGAATAATTGGCGGGATGACCAGTACTTAGACGACTGCAAACCAAAGCAGCTAATGCACGAGGCTCTCAAGCTGCGGCTCAATCTG GTGGGGGGTATGTTTGACACGGTGCAGCGCAGTACCCAGCAGACTACGGAGTGGGCTGTGCTCCTCCTGGAGATCATCATCAGCGGCACTGTCGACATGCAGTCCAACAA CGAGCTCTTCACCACGGTGCTGGACATGCTGAGCGTGCTCATCAACGGGACTCTGGCCGCGGACATGTCTAGCATCTCTCAAGGCAGCATGGAGGAGAACAAACGTGCCTACATGAACCTGGTCAAGAAGCTGCGG AAAGAGCTGGGGGAGCGCCAGTCAGACAGTCTGGAAAAAGTTCGCCAGCTGCTGCCACTGCCCAAGCAGACCCGAGACGTCATCACGTGTGAGCCACAGGGCTCCCTCATTGATACCAAGGGCAACAAGATTGCCGGCTTCGATTCCATCTTCAAGAAGGAG GGTCTACAGGTTTCCACCAAACAAAAGATCTCTCCCTGGGATCTTTTTGAGGGCTTGAAGCCATCAGCACCACTCTCTTGGGGATGGTTTGGAACGGTTCGAGTCGACCGGCGAGTGGCCCGAGGAGAGGAACAGCAGCGGTTGCTGCTCTACCACACAcacctgaggccccggccccgtGCCTATTACCTGGAGCCACTTCCACTGCCACCAGAAGATGAGGAGccccctgctcccaccctgcTAGAGCCTGAGAAAAAGGCTCCAGAGCCCCCCAAAACTGACAAACCTGGGGCTGCCCCACCCAGTACAGAGGAACGCAAGAAGAAGTCCACCAAGGGCAAGAAACGCAGCCAGCCAGCCCCCAAGACAGAG GATTATGGAATGGGCCCAGGGAGGAGTGGCCCCTATGGCGTGACGGTGCCTCCGGACCTCCTACACCATGCTAATCCCAGTTCCATATCCCATCTCAGCTACAGGCAGGGCTCCATAGGCCTGTACACCCAGAATCAGCCACTACCTGCAG GTGGCCCTCGCGTGGACCCATACCGCCCTGTGCGGTTGCCAATGCAGAAGCTGCCAACCCGACCACCTTACACTGGAGTGCTGCCCACAACCATGACTGGAGTCATGGGGATAGAACCCTCCTACAAGACCTCTGTGTACCGACAGCAGCAGCCCACCGTGCCCCAAGGACAGCGCCTTCGCCAACAGCTCCAGGCAAAGATA caGAGTCAGGGGATATTGGGACAGTCAACTGTCCATCAGATGACTCCCAGCTCTTCCTACGGTTTGCAGACCTCCCAG ggCTATACTCCTTATGTTTCTCATGTGGGATTGCAGCAACACACAGGCCCTGCAGGTACCATGGTGCCCCCCAGCTACTCCAGCCAGCCTTATCAGAGCACCCACCCTTCTACCAATCCTACTCTTGTAGATCCTACTCGCCACCTGCAACAGCGGCCCAGTGGCTATGTGCACCAGCAGGCCCCAACCTACGGACATGGGCTGACCTCCACCCAAAG